A section of the Oscarella lobularis chromosome 15, ooOscLobu1.1, whole genome shotgun sequence genome encodes:
- the LOC136196155 gene encoding teneurin-3-like has product MEMKVIRRSESIADDAREDAFAAKGSKGKSPSRRWKIVAAVAFIIATGLLAAVIFLAVKSSVQVPPTTSGRQQPTPIASEYPTSGPETSVPKIPVSSTAGTKASSKVPTSAADSQTTTESPGTATTHRTEPSTTSVPGTTRSTAHIQATTEFSLAATTPPPIRNVTADGQFFNVSIVPLVMTSMESRLEQTVSMMIEIQVRSRSELDLAVYGRRFSLPTHTRYDFTRLLVSSQRRRGELQTFQISEVLTSGLWYFSLFNGGQSTVEAVLRFVTSSPPLPCPGDCSDNGVCFNGTCVCLPPWNGADCSKFGCSLSGCGNNGKCENGACVCDEGWKGADCSKIDCIPADCSGHGQCVDGTCDCDGKWKGDGCEIERKSCLYNCSNRGACNDDLGLCICDAMFTGAGCSVALCVDDCNGKGNCVNGSCSCHPQWSGLACDILACAVECDLHGVCNNGTCICDKGWKGKNCRIDACPSNCHQNGSCTKNDEGEWHCACLPGFRGDSCNIGIESVCDDGLDNDADFLTDCTDPDCCNSSACINDVACMAVPDPVDLVANETFNASVSFYETIRFLFDFGLQWNVDVAQIDEARVGVVKGRVTTRDTTPLSGVTVAILNEPAYGQTLTRSDGFYDIAVNGGGSLTVTFNKNDFIGSQRSIAVPVNDYVRADDVALIPLDSKATEIDLESGDDDVKVAAGSRVEDESGSRQGVLMFPPNTQATIVSKNETADNMTVAKPVIRVTEYTVGSGGRDAMPAELPPYSGYTYAVEMSLDQASVNGSTEVVFNQTLAYYVENYLGFPVGSAVPIGYYNRTLGEWVASENGRVVMVLNVTTSADGKPIAVLDVSGNGLPATSQELETLGVLEKELLQLGLRYAANQSLWRVPIRHFTPWDCNWPYGPPRDGCSPFQCSPKNPIKNPSPPKDPKDPCQSKGSIIIPQTQTLGEELSIAGTSMSLFYFSDRVLGYKPVLSIPLTAATIPASLKTVHLRVVIRGKTFEEKFSPSPNLQHQFVWDRKDSYGRTVVGQVTAFISIGYEYGLVYYPVSANFRSSFNRLSQASISTPVSRQSESAVFWEKRSSVIGNAFGTVDVAGLGGWSISAHHAYDTASGVLHKGDGKRTQFRDRSQVIETLAGDGVKRPTDCVECRSSSLPATSSLRSPVCIAVGADGSVFIGDYELIRKVHPGGNMTTVVDLSMSPPDFSYYIAISPVDGDLFISYAKTRQIYRLKASLLLPGQSPITLDDIDKIPGATVFAGTGEKCHGWDENCGDDGLAVNARLSTPKGISVGSRSDVYFADGKVIRQVGVDGVISTFAGSRLPRGCSPPGCTMDEIGNDDIELDRAYFDWPTDVVVQRDDESVFFVDGNNVYHVAREGRVRLVAGAAPHVSPELELKLNDDDGERNNQFAPRRAASIDFNRLQGLAVWRDGSVYFTETDDRRINRVLLLDQDGFVNLITGVDSDCDCRYCSCFAGDDQPAISGKISYPSAVALSPNGGELYVADQGNVRVRMARISLPSSSTRGHYVIPSDDGRLAFVFDFTGRHVSTALASSGEVIQTFEYEDFDTPQGRQGLLTAIRDAYNNSLLIQRAPDGHALALDSNYGYRTTLEMNRDGYLSRIVDPTGAAVRFSYHGFEGLLASTTDPRNLVHTYQYDQFGRLIRDRQPDGGTTLVSKASDSRVDVRSETGRGYSVELENIGSEARQIVTESSGAKTVSKDLRDGSQFVLYEDGSKTVVATASHPIWGTQLQVVANVTSRLPSGLTKEILSSHYGDLARKGDPLSVTRFGHTMSVSGSDLVQVEYVRSTRTRTVKFLKANIEKKSIFNKFDQVVESVTTASGLFPTKTAYNQNGLVSSQSQGNSTREFKYDLNGRVVEEVLEGNRVATFLYEQREEKPRTMRLASGRNYTFTYDYFDELETITMPSGSVHRLISTVALGQTTAAYAAPNQNSSYANVYDAAGDLILERYPSGKRVVRQRMDFGGRIAESSFDNFVVDYSYNDRTDRVSTIHRHRTGQHGIQSDMADDSDQILQPLVAPGTATISFQYDGSLVTRQSVSMASDSDEDLSASFSYAYDSLVRLSSRTLTIENGKPSTLAYQYDKANRVTRFGDIVVDYSQPGVQSLTDSRLRYKTTFDGYGKIKERTVTVRGKSVYSMKLEYGKHLRIRSKSLSFGVGDSTKYEYEYDVDGQLVGVLKDGKTTERYRYDANGNRVSWTVDQASHSATYNDVDQLTGFSGNNHYDVDEDGFLTRKRDLSYSYSSQGELTSIVDLRTGQVVIGSYVYDGLNRRVVETSAGNVTKYLYGDMSNQHRVTHVVTETNELISLHYDLTGHLIAFDRDAQRYYVAADQVGTPWAVIDSSGTIVKRLSYTTYGVVLSDTNSAVDAVLGFAGGLQDSVANLVHFAYRDYDAETGRWTARDPSLFTANQPNLYQYVFNDPVNFLDPLGLWCIGGSFYAIIGGGAEFCYENGRASICVEKGYGIGWDVGFDAQKKPSRSKLSVFGEAGASKGWLYGSAGGKISGEYELTKPPPCEGRGSWSVSGGASAGLPTPKGLVGAGVQGSYGSSGGSWSVVGGASGGGKTIPGKIGIGAQGKVGIRGCLGSK; this is encoded by the exons GCCCGTCAAGGAGATGGAAAATCGTCGCTGCTGTAGCGTTTATCATCGCCACTGGACTTCTAGCAGCCGTCATCTTCTTAGCAG TGAAGTCGTCGGTTCAAGTGCCTCCCACAACGAGTGGCCGTCAGCAGCCGACCCCGATAGCTAGCGAATATCCCACTTCAGGTCCAG AGACGTCGGTCCCAAAAATTCCTGTCAGCTCGACCGCGGGCACGAAAGCTTCGTCAAAAGTACCTACGAGTGCAGCAGACAGCCAAACCACTACCGAGAGTCCAGGCACAGCAACTACACATCGAACTGAACCGTCTACTACATCTGTGCCCGGAACTACGCGGTCAACTGCTCATATTCAGGCAACTACAGAGTTTTCTCTTGCAGCCACCACTCCTCCGCCAATTAGAAACGTGACTGCAGACGGTCAATTCTTTAACGTGTCTATTGTTCCCCTCGTCATGACGTCTATGGAGAGTCGACTAGAGCAGACAGTGTCAATGATGATCGAAATTCAAGTGAGGTCTCGAAGTGAATTGGATTTGGCTGTTTACGGCCGAAGATTTTCTCTTCCAACGCACACTCGCTACGACTTCACCCGACTCCTTGTGTCAAG TCAAAGGAGGAGGGGAGAACTTCAAACATTTCAAATTTCTGAAGTTCTCACCTCCGGGTTGTGGTACTTTTCTCTGTTCAACGGAGGTCAAAGCACTGTAGAGGCAGTGCTTCGGTTCGTAACGTCTTCACCGCCGTTGCCATGCCCAGGAGATTGTTCCGACAACGGTGTCTGCTTCAATGGGACTTGTGTCTGTTTACCGCCATGGAATGGGGCTGATTGCTCAAAAT ttGGTTGCAGTTTGTCCGGCTGCGGCAATAACGGAAAGTGCGAAAATGGCGCATGCGTCTGTGATGAGGGATGGAAAGGCGCTGACTGCAGCAAAA TTGATTGCATACCTGCTGATTGCAGTGGGCACGGTCAATGCGTTGACGGCACGTGCGATTGTGATGGCAAGTGGAAGGGCGATGGTTGTGAGATAG aaagaaaatcatgTCTCTACAACTGTTCGAATCGCGGTGCCTGCAACGACGACTTGGGGCTTTGTATTTGCGACGCTATGTTTACGGGAGCTGGTTGTAGTGTCG CACTCTGTGTTGACGATTGCAATGGAAAGGGGAACTGTGTTAACGGAAGTTGCAGCTGCCATCCTCAGTGGAGTGGACTTGCTTGTGACATTC TTGCGTGCGCTGTAGAATGCGACTTACACGGCGTATGCAACAACGGAACGTGTATTTGCGACAAAGGGTGGAAGGGGAAAAATTGTCGGATAG ACGCATGTCCAAGCAACTGCCATCAGAATGGATCGTGTacaaagaacgacgaagggGAGTGGCACTGTGCCTGCCTACCAGGCTTCAGAGGCGACAGTTGCAACATAG GGATTGAAAgcgtttgcgacgacggattgGACAACGATGCCG ATTTCCTGACTGATTGCACAGACCCCGACTGCTGCAACTCGTCAGCATGCATCAACGACGTGGCCTGCATGGCAGTACCGGATCCCGTTGATCTGGTAGCCAACGAAACGTTCAATGCGTCTGTTTCGTTTTACGAAACTATCCGATTTCTGTTTGATTTCGGTCTGCAatggaacgtcgacgttgctcAGATTGACGAAGC GCGAGTTGGCGTCGTCAAAGGAAGAGTGACTACTCGTGACACGACTCCACTGAGTGGCGTCACTGTCGCTATCCTGAACGAACCAGCTTACGGTCAAACGTTGACTCGATCAGACGGCTTCTACGACATTGCCGTAAACGGCGGCGGTTCCCTGACGGTGACGTTCAACAAGAACGACTTTATCGGTTCCCAGAGATCAATTGCCGTGCCAGTCAACGATTACGTGagagccgacgacgtcgccctTATTCCCCTCGACAGCAAG GCAACAGAGATCGATTTAGAGAGTggagatgacgacgtcaaagtggCGGCTGGCAGTCGCGTTGAAGACGAGTCAGGATCTCGGCAGGGCGTACTCATGTTTCCTCCCAACACCCAGGCTACGATTGTGTCCAAGAATGAGACGGCAGACAATATG ACCGTGGCAAAGCCCGTGATTCGGGTCACGGAATACACTGTCGGCAGTGGCGGACGCGATGCTATGCCAGCCGAGTTGCCGCCTTATTCCGGCTACACCTACGCTGTGGAAATGAGTTTGGATCAGGCGTCGGTGAACGGATCGACGGAGGTCGTCTTTAATCAGACTCTCGCCTATTACGTGGAAAATTATCTCGGGTTTCCTGTCGGAAGTGCCGTGCCTATTGGCTACTATAACCGAACGCTGGGCGAATGGGTGGCCTCCGAGAATGGACGCGTCGTCATGGTCCTCAACGTTACTACATCAGCGGATGGAAAACCGATTGCCGTATTGGATGTTTCAGGGAACGGATTACCAGCAACGTCACAG gaaCTAGAAACGCTTGGAGTCCTCGAGAAAGAGTTGCTGCAACTTGGATTGCGATACGCTGCCAATCAAAGTCTTTGGCGCGTTCCAATTCGTCATTTTACGCCGTGGGATTGCAATTGGCCGTACGGACCTCCGAGAGACGGTTGCTCGCCGTTTCAGTGCTCTCCAAAGAATCCTATAAAGAATCCTAGTCCACCAAAGGATCCGAAGGATCCCTGCCAGTCCAAG GGTTCGATTATCATTCCGCAAACTCAAACGCTTGGAGAGGAGCTCAGCATTGCGGGAACGTCAATGAGTCTCTTTTACTTCAGCGACCGAGTTCTTGGCTACAAGCCTGTTCTCAGCATACCTCTGACGGCTGCCACCATACCGGCCTCGCTCAAAACCGTACATCTCCGCGTTGTAATAAGAGGGAAAACGTTTGAGGAGAAGTTTTCGCCGTCACCCAATCTACAGCATCAGTTCGTGTGGGACAGGAAAGATAGCTACGGACGAACAGTTGTTGGTCAAGTGACAGCATTTA TTAGCATTGGCTACGAATACGGACTGGTCTATTATCCTGTGTCGGCGAATTTTCGATCAAGTTTTAATCGCCTCTCACAAGCATCCATTTCAACGCCAGTGAGTCGTCAAAGCGAGTCAGCTGTCTTTTGGGAGAAGCGGTCTTCCGTCATTGGCAACGCGTTTGGTACCGTTGATGTCGCTGGCTTGGGTGGCTGGTCTATCAGCGCTCATCACGCTTACGATACCGCATCAGGCGTTTTGCATAAGGGAGACGGCAAAAGAACACAGTTCAGGGACAGGTCGCAG gtTATTGAAACACTGGCAGGAGACGGCGTCAAAAGGCCGACGGATTGTGTCGAATGTCGTTCGTCATCTCTTCCCG CTACGTCTTCTTTGCGTTCGCCTGTTTGCATTGCTGTTGGTGCTGACGGCAGTGTGTTTATCGGGGACTATGAGTTGATTAGAAAAGTTCATCCCGGAGGAAACATGACGACGGTTGTTGATCTCAG TATGTCGCCGCCCGATTTTTCTTATTACATTGCAATCAGTCCGGTGGACGGCGACCTCTTCATCTCTTACGCAAAAACAAGACAAATCTACAGACTAAAAGCGTCTCTGTTGTTGCCTGGCCAGTCTCCTATTACATTAGACGATATTGACAAAATTCCAG GGGCTACTGTGTTTGCTGGAACGGGAGAAAAATGTCACGGGTGGGACGAGAATTGCGGCGATGACGGCCTCGCCGTCAACGCTCGTCTTTCGACTCCAAAAGGAATTTCAGTTGGATCTCGAAGCGATGTCTACTTCGCCGATGGAAAG GTGATACGTCAGGTAGGAGTTGATGGCGTAATAAGTACGTTTGCCGGCTCTCGTCTGCCGCGCGGCTGCTCGCCGCCCGGTTGCACGATGGACGAAAtaggaaacgacgacatcgaaCTTGATCGCGCTTACTTTGACTGGCCGACGGACGTTGTAgtgcaacgcgacgacgagtccgtCTTCTTTGTGGACGGCAACAACGTCTATCACGTCGCACGCGAAGGCCGAGTTCGACTCGTTGCCGGCGCCGCTCCCCACGTTTCTCCTGAGTTggaattaaaattaaatgacgacgacggcgaaagaaATAATCAATTCGCTCCTCGTCGCGCTGCGTCGATTGATTTTAACAGACTTCAAGGTTTAGCCGTTTGGCGCGACGGTTCGGTGTACTTTACAGAGACAGACGATCGTCGCATCAATCGCGTTTTACTACTCGATCAGGACGGTTTTGTTAATCTCATTACTGGAGTTGACTCTGATTGCGATTGCCGATATTGCTCGTGCTTTGCCGGCGACGACCAGCCGGCGATTTCGGGAAAGATCTCCTATCCGTCGGCTGTCGCTTTATCACCCAACGGAGGCGAACTCTACGTCGCTGATCAGGGAAATGTTCGCGTGAGGATGGCACGTATTTCGCTTCCTTCATCATCGACACGCGGTCACTACGTGATTCCGTCGGACGACGGCCGACTTGCCTTTGTGTTTGACTTCACGGGTCGTCATGTCTCCACGGCTCTTGCCTCATCTGGTGAAGTCATACAAACGTTTGAGTACGAGGACTTTGACACGCCGCAAGGCCGTCAAGGACTGCTGACAGCAATTCGCGACGCTTACAATAACTCTCTTCTTATTCAGCGTGCGCCAGACGGTCACGCTCTAGCACTCGACTCGAACTACGGCTATAGGACGACGCTTGAAATGAATAGGGACGGCTATCTGAGTCGAATCGTTGATCCTACCGGAGCGGCTGTTCGCTTCTCGTATCACGGCTTTGAGGGGTTGTTGGCATCAACTACGGATCCGCGAAATTTGGTGCACACTTACCAATATGATCAATTTGGTCGACTGATTCGAGACAGGCAGCCGGACGGCGGCACGACGCTTGTCTCGAAGGCCAGTGACAGTCGAGTAGACGTCCGATCCGAAACGGGACGTGGATACAGCGTTGAATTGGAGAACATTGGGTCGGAGGCCCGCCAGATTGTTACCGAGTCGAGTGGAGCGAAGACCGTTTCCAAAGACCTAAGAGACGGATCGCAGTTTGTTTTGTACGAGGACGGCTCGAAGACTGTTGTAGCGACAGCGTCTCATCCGATATGGGGCACACAGTTACAAGTCGTGGCGAATGTGACTTCAAGGCTTCCGTCAGGCCTTACTAAAGAAATACTTTCTAGTCACTACGGAGATTTAGCGAGAAAGGGCGATCCGCTCTCCGTGACCAGATTTGGTCATACGATGTCG GTGTCGGGATCTGACCTTGTTCAAGTTGAGTACGTTAGATCAACAAGGACAAGAACTGTCAAGTTTCTAAAGGCCAACAT agaaaaaaaatcaatatttaacAAATTTGATCAAGTAGTTGAGTCGGTGACGACAGCGTCTGGTCTTTTCCCGACGAAGACAGCTTACAATCAGAACGGTCTCGTCAGCTCACAGAGTCAGGGAAATTCAACGCGGGAATTTAA ATACGACCTGAATGGTCGAGTCGTTGAGGAGGTTCTAGAAGGCAATAGAGTGGCTACCTTTCTCTACGAACAGAGAGAGGAAAAG CCGAGAACTATGAGACTAGCGAGCGGGAGAAACTACACTTTCACCTACGACTATTTTGACGAGTTGGAAACTATAACGATGCCTAGCGGATCGGTTCATCGCCTAATATCAACCGTTGCCCTTGGGCAAACGACAGCCGCTTATGCTGCTCCTAATCAGAACTCGTCGTACGCTAACGTTTACGACGCTGCCGGCGATCTGATTCTTGAGCGCTATCCCAGTGGCAAGCGAGTCGTTCGGCAGCGGATGGATTTTGGCGGTCGAATAGCAGAGTCGTCATTTGAcaattttgtcgtcgactaCTCCTACAACGACAGAACAGATCGAGTATCGACGATCCATCGTCATCGCACAGGACAACATGGAATTCAGTCGGACATGGCAGACGATTCGGACCAAATTCTGCAACCTCTCGTCGCTCCCGGAACGGCTACGATATCGTTTCAGTACGACGGCAGCTTGGTGACTCGTCAATCAGTCAGTATGGCGAGCGACAGTGACGAAGACCTttccgcttcgttttcgtacgCGTACGATTCTTTGGTTCGCTTGTCGTCGCGAACGCTGACGATAGAGAATGGCAAGCCGTCTACACTCGCTTACCAGTACGACAAAGCCAATAGAGTTACTCGTTTTGGCGACATCGTTGTCGACTACAGCCAACCGGGCGTGCAGTCGCTCACCGACTCTCGATTGCGATACAAAACTACGTTTGACGGTTATGGCAAAATAAAAGAGCGTACCGTGACAGTGAGAGGGAAGTCAGTTTATAGTATGAAGCTTGAATACGGCAAGCACCTTCGTATTCGTTCGAAGTCGTTGTCGTTTGGTGTCGGCGACTCAACGAAGTACGAGTATGAATACGACGTTGACGGGCAATTGGTCGGCGTTCTAAAAGACGGTAAGACAACGGAGCGTTATCGCTACGATGCAAACGGCAATAGAGTTTCGTGGACCGTCGATCAAGCGTCTCATTCGGCAACTTACAACGATGTCGATCAGCTTACCGGTTTCAGCGGCAACAATCattatgacgtcgacgaggacggaTTTTTAACGCGTAAGCGAGACTTAAGCTACAGCTACAGTTCACAGGGAGAACTAACGTCGATCGTTGATCTTCGCACTGGACAGGTGGTGATTGGATCGTACGTCTACGACGGGCTCAATCGACGCGTCGTGGAGACGTCAGCAGGCAATGTTACGAAGTACCTGTACGGCGATATGTCAAATCAGCACCGCGTTACACACGTTGTAACGGAAACGAATGAGCTTATTTCCTTGCACTATGATTTGACTGGTCATCTGATCGCCTTTGATCGCGACGCTCAGCGATACTACGTCGCAGCCGATCAGGTAGGCACGCCGTGGGCGGTGATCGACTCGTCGGGAACGATCGTCAAACGGCTGTCTTACACGACGTACGGCGTTGTCTTAAGCGACACGAATTCGGCTGTTGACGCCGTTCTTGGCTTCGCCGGCGGGTTACAGGATTCGGTCGCCAATCTCGTTCACTTCGCCTATCGCGATTACGACGCGGAAACAGGTCGATGGACGGCCCGCGATCCCAGTCTCTTCACGGCGAATCAGCCGAATTTGTATCAGTACGTTTTCAATGATCCTGTCAATTTTCTCGATCCTCTAGGCCTTTGGTGCATCGGTGGATCGTTCTATGCCATAATTGGCGGCGGTGCGGAGTTCTGCTATGAGAATGGTCGGGCGTCGATTTGCGTCGAAAAAGGGTACGGCATCGGTTGGGACGTTGGCTTCGATGCGCAAAAGAAGCCGTCGCGTTCCAAGTTGAGTGTGTTTGGAGAAGCGGGTGCGAGCAAAGGATGGCTGTACGGCAGTGCGGGTGGGAAAATTAGCGGCGAATACGAGCTGACCAAGCCACCGCCGTGCGAGGGTCG